One genomic window of Mus musculus strain C57BL/6J chromosome 4, GRCm38.p6 C57BL/6J includes the following:
- the Slc31a1 gene encoding high affinity copper uptake protein 1, which produces MNHMGMNHMEMHHHMGMNHTDDNITMPPHHHPTTSASHSHGGGDSMMMMPMTFYFDFKNVNLLFSGLVINTPGEMAGAFVAVFLLAMFYEGLKIAREGLLRKSQVSIRYNSMPVPGPNGTILMETHKTVGQQMLSFPHLLQTVLHIIQVVISYFLMLIFMTYNGYLCIAVAAGAGTGYFLFSWKKAVVVDITEHCH; this is translated from the exons ATGAACCATATGGGGATGAACCATATGGAGATGCACCACCATATGGGTATGAACCACACGGACGACAACATTACCATGCCACCTCACCACCACCCGACCACCTCAGCCTCACACTCCCACGGTGGAGGGGACAGCATGATGATGATG CCTATGACCTTCTACTTTGACTTTAAGAATGTGAATCTATTGTTTTCCGGTTTGGTAATCAATACACCTGGAG AAATGGCTGGAGCCTTCGTGGCAGTGTTTTTACTAGCAATGTTTTATGAAGGACTCAAGATAGCCCGAGAGGGTCTGCTTCGAAAGTCTCAAGTCAGCATTCGCTACAATTCCATGCCTGTCCCAGGACCAAATGGAACCATCCTAATGGAGACACACAAAACTGTTGG GCAGCAGATGCTGAGCTTCCCCCACCTCCTGCAGACAGTGCTGCACATCATCCAGGTAGTCATCAGCTACTTCCTCATGCTCATCTTCATGACCTACAATGGGTACCTATGCATTGCAGTAGCAGCAGGGGCTGGGACGGGATACTTTCTCTTCAGCTGGAAGAAGGCAGTGGTGGTGGACATCACAGAGCACTGCCATTGA